In Candidatus Kaistella beijingensis, a genomic segment contains:
- the folE gene encoding GTP cyclohydrolase I FolE, producing MNYEIENDDDLFTGKDHTPLRKDAFEKSPQEKMEIIQEHFHAIMETLGMDMTDDSLKDSPKRVAKMYVNEIFGGLLPENKPGISTFSNKYKYRQMLVEKDITVYSFCEHHFLPIIGKAHVAYISNGEVIGLSKINRLVDYYAKRPQVQERLTMQIVDALKEALGTKDVACIIDAKHLCVNCRGIKDTASSTITAELSGIFRTNPITRQEFLHYVGSHAKFD from the coding sequence ATGAATTACGAAATCGAAAACGACGACGACCTCTTTACCGGAAAGGACCACACTCCTTTGCGGAAAGATGCTTTCGAGAAATCACCACAGGAAAAAATGGAGATTATTCAAGAACATTTCCACGCAATCATGGAAACTTTGGGAATGGATATGACCGATGATTCATTGAAAGACTCCCCGAAACGTGTCGCAAAAATGTATGTCAACGAAATCTTCGGCGGCTTGTTACCCGAAAACAAACCTGGAATTTCCACTTTTTCGAACAAATACAAATACCGCCAAATGTTGGTGGAAAAAGACATTACCGTATATTCTTTCTGCGAACATCACTTCTTGCCAATCATCGGAAAAGCGCATGTTGCCTACATTTCCAACGGTGAAGTGATTGGACTTTCAAAAATCAACAGATTGGTGGATTATTATGCGAAACGTCCGCAAGTTCAGGAAAGATTAACCATGCAGATTGTGGATGCGCTGAAAGAAGCGCTCGGAACAAAAGACGTCGCCTGTATCATCGATGCAAAACATTTGTGCGTGAATTGTCGCGGAATTAAAGACACCGCAAGTTCCACCATCACTGCAGAATTGAGCGGAATCTTCCGAACCAACCCCATTACAAGACAAGAATTCCTGCATTATGTGGGAAGTCATGCAAAGTTTGATTAG
- a CDS encoding acyltransferase family protein, with translation MKFSFINSARGIAILMVVTLHVSQLITMEGYWKLLKFFCNYGQLGVQFFFIASAYTLCLSADHRKSESHALRNFYIRRYFRIFPVYYLGIIVYYLMNLFYQDAGAYTFKNVFANVLFIHGFIPSANNKIVPGGWSIATEMLFYFIFPVLRWFLFSGKIIFRASLIVCACFLGLYLLQIKVDNNTFWYYNIITQLPVFVVGMVYYKYVGQISLRIGFALFALFTLVTLFFWQFRWFEFVPLSSGISFCGLLKILEKTSLDHPFFQKIGKVSYSVYVVHFIFAFFLLPENQSIVWFLPFLVLTFALSYFISVLLEKYIEKPFIKIGSKLTSASN, from the coding sequence ATGAAGTTTAGCTTTATTAATTCAGCAAGAGGAATTGCCATTTTAATGGTGGTAACCCTCCATGTTTCCCAACTAATTACTATGGAGGGATACTGGAAGTTATTAAAATTCTTCTGCAATTATGGGCAGCTTGGCGTACAGTTTTTCTTCATTGCTTCCGCCTATACCTTGTGTCTTTCTGCAGACCATCGAAAATCTGAATCGCACGCCTTGAGAAATTTCTACATCCGCAGATATTTCAGGATTTTTCCGGTTTATTATTTGGGAATTATCGTGTATTATTTGATGAACTTATTTTATCAAGACGCAGGAGCTTATACTTTCAAGAATGTTTTTGCCAATGTTTTATTTATTCATGGCTTTATTCCGTCGGCAAATAATAAGATTGTTCCGGGTGGGTGGTCTATCGCAACAGAGATGCTTTTCTACTTCATATTTCCTGTGTTGCGTTGGTTTTTATTTTCTGGAAAAATAATTTTTAGGGCTTCATTAATTGTTTGTGCGTGTTTTCTGGGACTTTATTTGTTACAGATTAAAGTTGATAACAATACTTTTTGGTATTACAACATCATCACACAATTGCCTGTATTTGTTGTTGGAATGGTTTATTACAAATATGTTGGTCAAATTTCATTGAGGATTGGATTTGCGCTGTTCGCCTTATTTACTTTGGTCACATTATTTTTTTGGCAGTTCCGTTGGTTTGAATTTGTACCGCTATCTTCTGGAATTTCTTTTTGTGGGCTGCTTAAAATTTTAGAGAAAACTTCATTGGATCACCCCTTTTTTCAAAAAATTGGAAAAGTTTCCTATTCCGTTTACGTTGTGCATTTTATTTTTGCATTTTTTCTGCTCCCGGAAAACCAAAGTATAGTATGGTTCCTTCCTTTCTTGGTGCTGACTTTTGCTTTAAGTTATTTTATTTCGGTTTTACTCGAAAAGTATATCGAAAAGCCATTTATCAAGATAGGTTCAAAATTGACTTCTGCAAGTAATTAA